The genome window TTACTGCTTTTAGATCATGTGATCTTGTATCTCGCTTCCGTTAGAGATATTTGGTCCACCATCAATAGCAATATCGACCATGGTTAATTCTTTTGTTCCTGTTATTAGCTTCTTAAACCCTTCGCTTTCTCTCTATTAACTTGGTTTTATAACTAAACGACTCCATTGTTCAACACTTGAATTCATCTCATTGTTTCCTAGGAAATTAGGGAAACAGATGACATGCCATGCCACTTTTAGAATGGGTCCACAGCTGTCCAGTCTTGGAACCACACTGTCAGATAGAGTATTTTGGACCCTCATTGTCAGACCAAAAATCAAGTTGATTGACATATATTCTTTCTAGAAAACCTATTCAGTTAGATTAAAATCAGAGAGCGTGCTCGTTGATGTACACCATTTTTTTACACCATATACACTGTGTCTACGATAATGTACAATAATATCATGTATGCATATGATGTATATAAAAAATGGTGTACACCAAGAACAATAATTCAACTTTAAATAAAGTATAAATATTTTAACTTTTTCAAAAACCAAAATTCGTGAGATTGAAATTTTTAAAGACCGATGTCTAGGAGGTGTACAACAAAATAAACATAAAATTTGATAATGTACGAGTAATTATTtcgttttatatttttgaaaactcTAATTTGAATTTTTCTAATGTTCTCTTCTCTTCAGGTCCTCCTAAGGTTAAGTTAGCTTACTTTCAAGGGGTTGTTTTAGGTTAAGTTAGCTTACTTTTAAGGGATCCAAAACTACCCAGCAGGACCCGAATTCAAGCTCAAAGAATTAACTGTTTTATGGACTTACTATCTCCGTTTCACAATACTTGATGTGAAACATGAAAAAAGAAAACCCAAATGAAAAAGAGAGATGATCAAGATTGTATTGAAGACTGTAATGAAGAAAACTTTGAGTTGAATTAGGCCTAGCTAGGGTTTTTATGACTTAAAAATAATCGACTCTATGTCTTGTTATGCAtacaaaaataatactaataatgagtggTGGTTTTAGTTAATTTGTTATTTGTATTTTCGTTTTTCCTTGTTGCTTTAAAAAATCTCTTTATAATCCTATTTGTTCGTAAAACTTTTTCAATTTCGATATTTTTTTTTTAGGGTTCACAAACACTATAGGTATAGCAATATACcacatataatttatataaaaataataatacattccGGAATAACAATATTATAGGGAAAAAAAATTACAAACAAACATGACTTAAAAAGAAAATTGTAAATTTTCTTTTCTCTTTATATTTGTCCACTCCTGATCGGAGAGCACAGCGAATTGCTCCAAGGAAGCAGCAAAATATTCTTCATATTCTTATGTATGGACTGGAGTGTAAAAAAATCAAACCGAATCCAATTTCGTGAAGAAGAGTGGGAAAACCAGCCTAAATCAATTGAAAGACACGGGAGATCTTAGTGGGCCAAGGCTTTAGTGGGCCAATGCTAAATAGAAGCTTTATTGGGCCTAAGGCCTTACGAATCCTTGTGTAAAGCAATTAAAGTCTAAGCCCTGAAACGTAAGAAATTAAAGTTCAGCTAGCAAAATGGAACTTTAGGCAAAGCACAGGGATCATCCGTATAATATAATCTCTCTTGCTTGCAACACGAGCTTTCCCATTCTCCTTTAATTAGAACATCTCCCTCTTTTAGACAAAACATACATACACATTCAGAAAATGGTACCCACGGCATTAATGGAGTTAATATTTTTGCACTTTAACCTCTACCACCATTGATGACGATTTCAGGAAGTTAGTTGAAACCTAAAACCAAATTAGGTTATGAGACTGAGGTAGAAGAGTTGAGAGCATACTTTGGAAGTGGGGAAAGACGAAGGAAGCAGCTTTGGAGAAGTCTCAGCTTCAGAGTCTTTTGTCTCTTGTCAGAGAAAGAGAGTCTGATTTCTTCCAAGCTCTTCAACGAGACTTGGGAAAACATCACGTCGATTCTTTCAGAGATGAGGTAAATAACTACGTATCAAAATATGCGATGTTATGCATTATTAGGCTCATCCAAATAGACATGTATGTATCTAGTTAGAGGGAGTAAAATAATTTCATCTTCCGTTTATTTAGTTTGTTGACGATTGTTGGAAATACTTgcagtgtatatatataataactaatgTTTGTGGTTTAACATTTCTGTAGTTAGGGACCATAACCAAGGCCTTAATTATTGCAATCAAAGGTTTCAAAGGTTGGATGACCAGCAAAAAAGTAAGTCTTGGCTTCTTCTATACTACTAGTAAATGATAATTTCATTAGTCTTATGTTGTAGAAACACTCTGTTTATTTAATTTTCCATCATTCTACATCATATAGTATATAGTACTACATACTATAATTGCGTTAATTCATTTATTTTACACTCCCTGGTAAGGCCAAATTGCCGGCACTGGCGTTGCTGACAACAGCATAAGTGATTCTTGAGCCTCTCGGTCTTGTCTTGGTCATCTTATCCTGGAAATTTCCCATTGGTAAATAGTATTATTGACTTTTCGAGTCGAAATGAATAATATATCTCACAACTTGTTGAGAATCGATTTATGATATATATGCAGGGCTTTCGTTGGAACCATTGATAGGAGCAATTGCAGCGGGGAACACAATGGTTCTGAAACCTTTAGAGTTAGCTCCACAGCTTGTTCTGCTCTTCTAGCTAAACTCATTTCTGCTTACCTTGACTTCCAAGCAATAAAGGTTATAGAAGGCGGTCCGGCCACTGGCGACCAACTTCTACAGCACAAATGGGACAAGATCTTCTTTACGGGAAGTGCACGTGCTGGACGGACTGTATTGTCATCGGCTGTGACACATCTAACTCCTGTCATTCTAGAGTTGGGAGGAAAATGCCCTGCTGTGGTGGATACTCAGACTACTTCCTCGGACAAACAGGTAATAATATATTAACCTGATTTATAATACCAACTACTTTCCTAATGAGTGAGAAATTCTTGTTGATTTACGTAATTAGGTAACAGCAAACCGGATTCTAGGAGCAAGTTTGGGTAAATCGGATATTAATGAACAACAGGGAGCAGCTTCAAACTGATCCATCACTACAAAAACTTGTGTTGGAAACTTAAAATAACGTAGCAATTATATGGAACGAAAATTAAAACCATGATAAGTAACACTAATTAATTTATTATTGATTTCCTCTGCACTAATCTTCTACAAAGAGCAGCTTTAACACAATCTTCAGTTCTCAATCAAAAGCAAGttaaatgaaaatatatgtgtCGGAAGCATTAGCTCATCTGGTGAAGTTGAAACCAATAGTGCAAGATTTTCTCAAACTCATGAATAAAGAACCCTCTACTACCAGTACCACATCATCTTCTATAGCAAGACGACTAGAGTGGACAAAATGGCATTCATTGCTTCTTCTCTTCAGCTTTCCTTGGCTATGGGAAAAAAAGAGAGAGGTAAAATTAGAAGGGATAATACAGTCAGACAAGATTATAACACTTTCTCTTAAAGCTATACGGCCAAGAAACATGATTTTggaatgaacaaatgctatgcttAAAAATCAAGAACATCTATATTTGTTCAAAGCACCTATAGTTAAAAAACCACATAGCTTTGAAAGGCTTCTTAGAATTACTACCAACCATCAACTTTTCTACTGTTGAAGATGAGATCCATGTTTCATGTATCTCAAACTTTGGAAAATACAGGTTATACGAGGCCAGGAAAAGAACCATAATGTGGAAACATAACAATACACAAGTGTTTCACAAACAGTCAGTTAGTTCAGTATTTGTGTGTCTTCTCAACAGGATTAGGATGGTAAAGACAACTCCACAACAAATTTGCCATGATAGAAAAATCCAGAGAACACTATTTAGAAGTCAGGTAAGAGGGAAAAATGGTTGAAGTACAAAATTTAAGTGACACCACTTCAAAAGTTATCAAATTCAATAACAAGCGAAATTCAAAAGCTTTTTAGCCTAAATTAACCCAATGTGATTGTGCTCTGTAGTATACAAACCATACTGCCTAGAACAATAATGAGAAAAATGATCAAATTAAACTGGTATGAAGTACATCAGCTACTTTCACAAGGGTAAGAGTGAATCAAATAAACATAGTGCACATACAAAAAGCCCAAAACCAGAGACTCAAATAAACACAACACCCACCAACTATTCGACGAAATTCCCAAGAGCAAAAAACCTCATAAACAACAAATTTAGGAATATTTAATCCACGAATACTGACCTTGGTTCCTGGAAACGATTGGTGGAGCTCTTCATCGGGGATAACGACGGGCCATTTCTCTCCGGCTTCGCGAAACATCTGCTCAGTCTGAAGCATCTCACCCTTGTCGAGAATCATGGTCCTGATGGACTGAGCTGGGGTTGCCGTTGCGTCGAAAGCTTCTTCGACTCCATTGACGAAAGTGACGGTGATTTGCGGCGGGAAGTCGTCGGTCCGGCGCTTCACCTGAACCTGACAAGCTGGATTCGATTCTTTAgcctttcttccgttgcataaggccAAGAACTCCATACAAGAGGCGGTGCGTGGGTCTAACGCGTTGAACTCGATCTTCACCTTTGATAAGAACTTCAACATTTTTGCTCTCTCCGTCTCCGATCAGATACACTCTTTCCACTATTCAACTTTATTTTTCTTTCTGCTTTTTGAGTTGTATTATTTATTTGTGGCAAAATTATACATTTTATCCCTTATGTTTCATTAATTCGCTCTAATCCCCTCAAACTATTTTAATGTGTTTTTTGTGTCCTTAATAAATAATAATGGTGGGTATGACTAGTGGGCCTCGTTGGTTCCGAGCTCTTCTAATGTATTGTTTGGGCTCGTTTACTCCAAGCTCTCTTGCTATGTTGATGGACTTTGTTATTTATTTGGGCCTGATTAATATTTTATGTTTTCATAATTACTGTCAAACACTTTCATATCGATCTTGATTAGCGTCTACTGAAATTTAGATTGATTTGGATTTCAATGTTATTTAGTTATTTAGTGGGGTGTGGATTTTACTCTTCATCCAGTCAGATGTAAATGTAATACTCTCGACGATTTTATTAATTTTTCCGTCCcaaattaaatataaatttatatataaattttattactaaatCTCTTTGTACATTTGAATAAAAAATAATTGTATTTATACTAAAtagaaatttatttatttattttgttactctaaaaataataatgaaaaaagTGTGCTTCCtgaagaagaaaaataaataaatattctaGTATAAAATGCAGTAAATTATAAatgtatttaattttaaaaagAGGTAGATATTTTAATACAATTTGCATTGAAGGTGAACGGAGGTAGTACGACCGGAAATGAATCATTTCCGGTCTTAGACTGTTAATGGCGTAATTAAGAGAAAACATAAACCGGAATCTTCAATTACGGGTGAAGCTAAAACCGGGTACAAAGTTTCCGGTCTAAGACTAAAACCGTATACATGGTTTCCGGTCAAAGAGTAAAACCGTATACACGGTTTCCGGTCCAAGCATCTGTCTTCATGCACCGACACTCTTTACCCGGATTCAATGATTCCGGTCAAACGGGACAGTCCAATGCATGCGAGTGTGTTGACACGTGTCGTTGTCAGGAAGTTGGCGAATGCATGACGGACACGTGGAGGAGCACGGAAATTTTTTTGACCAGTTTATTACAT of Rutidosis leptorrhynchoides isolate AG116_Rl617_1_P2 unplaced genomic scaffold, CSIRO_AGI_Rlap_v1 contig91, whole genome shotgun sequence contains these proteins:
- the LOC139885261 gene encoding uncharacterized protein; amino-acid sequence: MLKFLSKVKIEFNALDPRTASCMEFLALCNGRKAKESNPACQVQVKRRTDDFPPQITVTFVNGVEEAFDATATPAQSIRTMILDKGEMLQTEQMFREAGEKWPVVIPDEELHQSFPGTKPRKAEEKKQ